The proteins below are encoded in one region of Parabacteroides sp. FAFU027:
- a CDS encoding RluA family pseudouridine synthase, which produces MKQPPKKENKDLTFQVTQPTELLNFLIEKIHGKSRNSIKSLLTHKQIKVGNKVVSQYNHPLNQGDIVKVTTVRHEEKKLIGLRIVYEDKYVIVIDKDPGVLSIATETEKRGTAYSILSEYVKEKHSQNRIFVLHRLDRETSGLMMFAKDQETQGMLQHHWDRSVRARSYVALVEGQVNQPQDTIVSWLKEGKTFVVHSSPIDNGGQKAVTNYRVLKNNRYYSLLALDLETGRKNQIRVHMQSIGHPVVGDKKYGATHNPIRRVGLHAMELSFIHPITNQLLEFSTPIPKKFTAVFGAEKSDVNIRRVNKK; this is translated from the coding sequence ATGAAGCAACCGCCTAAAAAAGAAAATAAAGACCTGACCTTCCAGGTTACACAACCGACTGAACTGCTCAACTTTCTGATCGAGAAAATCCATGGCAAAAGCCGCAACTCCATCAAATCGTTGCTGACCCACAAACAGATCAAGGTGGGCAACAAAGTGGTATCACAATACAACCACCCACTCAATCAGGGTGATATCGTGAAGGTGACAACTGTTCGCCACGAAGAGAAGAAGCTGATCGGATTACGTATCGTTTACGAAGACAAGTACGTGATCGTGATTGACAAGGATCCGGGCGTACTCTCCATCGCTACTGAAACTGAAAAACGCGGTACGGCGTATAGCATCCTGAGCGAATATGTGAAGGAGAAACATTCGCAGAACCGCATCTTTGTGCTTCACCGTCTTGACCGCGAAACTTCCGGTCTGATGATGTTTGCCAAAGACCAGGAGACCCAGGGCATGCTGCAACATCACTGGGACCGTTCGGTGCGTGCCCGTTCGTATGTGGCATTGGTAGAAGGACAAGTCAACCAGCCGCAGGACACCATCGTGTCGTGGCTTAAAGAGGGAAAAACCTTCGTGGTTCACTCCTCTCCGATCGACAATGGCGGACAGAAGGCCGTCACGAACTACCGCGTACTCAAAAATAACCGATACTATTCCCTGCTTGCACTTGACCTGGAGACCGGTCGTAAAAACCAGATCCGTGTACACATGCAAAGCATTGGCCACCCGGTAGTAGGTGACAAGAAATATGGCGCTACGCATAATCCAATCCGCCGCGTAGGACTTCACGCGATGGAGCTATCGTTTATCCACCCGATAACCAATCAGTTACTGGAGTTTTCAACACCAATTCCGAAAAAGTTCACAGCGGTATTTGGTGCTGAGAAAAGCGATGTGAATATTCGCCGAGTGAATAAGAAATAA
- a CDS encoding efflux RND transporter periplasmic adaptor subunit has product MKKGITAIISIAAVGGIIALGLHNNKSEEKKKDEKKKGKSTKVDAYVVSPTRLINDISVSGSLVAMEEVELKNETAGRVVKLNLPEGKFVKAGTLLVKLYDDDLQAGLKKLQSQLALQKQIYNRQSQLLKISGISQNDFDQTVLQIDALKAEIEVQKVLIRKTEVRAPFDGVIGLRQISIGAQITPSTSLATIRREDKIKLDFSVPEKYSSTIHPGMNVKFSLYNSDHLYDASVIASEREIDMNTRNMKVRAVVNSKSDELIPGAFANVKLTMGKNDEALLIPTQAIIPKERNKSIIIAQGGKAHFVTVKTGIRQVSSIEITEGIQPGDTVITNGILFLKEGDDIKFANVKTGAL; this is encoded by the coding sequence ATGAAGAAAGGTATAACGGCAATTATTTCTATCGCAGCCGTGGGCGGTATCATCGCCCTGGGGCTTCACAACAATAAATCGGAAGAGAAGAAGAAAGACGAAAAGAAGAAAGGCAAATCCACGAAGGTGGATGCTTACGTGGTTTCTCCGACCCGGCTAATCAACGACATCTCAGTTTCAGGTTCGCTGGTGGCGATGGAAGAGGTGGAACTCAAAAACGAAACCGCCGGTCGGGTAGTGAAACTCAATCTGCCCGAAGGTAAATTCGTGAAGGCCGGCACCCTGCTGGTAAAACTTTACGATGATGACCTGCAGGCCGGTCTCAAAAAACTGCAATCACAACTCGCCCTCCAGAAACAAATCTACAACCGCCAATCGCAACTCTTAAAAATAAGCGGTATCAGTCAGAATGACTTCGACCAGACCGTGCTGCAAATTGATGCCCTCAAAGCTGAAATCGAAGTACAAAAAGTGTTGATTCGGAAAACGGAAGTGCGGGCACCCTTCGACGGTGTAATCGGGTTACGCCAGATTAGCATCGGAGCTCAGATTACCCCCTCAACGTCATTGGCAACCATTCGCCGTGAAGATAAAATCAAGCTCGACTTTAGCGTCCCTGAAAAATACAGCAGCACCATCCATCCGGGCATGAATGTGAAGTTCAGTCTCTATAACAGCGACCATCTCTACGATGCGTCGGTCATCGCCTCTGAACGGGAAATTGACATGAACACCCGCAACATGAAGGTGCGCGCCGTGGTCAACAGCAAATCCGACGAACTGATTCCCGGTGCATTTGCCAATGTAAAACTGACCATGGGTAAAAACGACGAAGCCCTGCTCATTCCTACCCAAGCCATCATTCCCAAAGAAAGAAACAAAAGCATAATTATCGCACAGGGCGGCAAAGCCCATTTCGTTACGGTAAAAACCGGAATTCGTCAGGTTTCTTCCATCGAAATCACGGAAGGCATTCAGCCGGGCGATACGGTGATTACCAACGGTATCCTGTTCCTGAAAGAGGGTGACGATATCAAATTCGCTAATGTAAAAACCGGTGCGCTATGA
- a CDS encoding efflux RND transporter permease subunit, which translates to MMLSDLALKRPIGSIVMSLIIILLGIVGYNFLGVRQYPNIDPPIITVQTSYTGANAEIIESQITEPIEKAINGIEGVKSVTSSSSVGSSTITVEFDLGADLEKAANDVRDKTSQAMRNLPVDIDAPPVVTKADANSDPIIMLVAQSSTMNAVQLSEYAENILQERFQTIPGISSVNIYGQQRPAMRLWLNPGKLAAYNLIAGDVKTALQKENVESPGGKIRGNTTELTVKTKGRLTSEDDFNNLIIKQTNNQVIRLRDVGEAILGPQDEESGATINGKTGVVLAILPLPGANAIQIADEFYKRLDQINHNLPKGVSLYIGRDKTKFIRQSVDDVVETLLIAISLVVIIIFLFFRNWVIALRPLIDIPVSLIGTFFIMYIFGFSINVLTLLGIVLATGLVVDDGIVVTENIYKRIERGMDKWKAAFEGTREIFFAVVSTSLTLAIVFIPVIFLEGFTGRLFREFGIVVAFAVLISAFVSLTLTPVLNVKLGGSASHHNRFYLSTEKYFVALENGYRRRLSYFISNKWISIIILLVCIALIVIFAKTLKSELAPLEDHSFIRTAITSPEGTQFDANKFITDRVARMLQDSVPEANYVLARYGTGSSANSSFILNFLSDPKERKRSQQEIFDKISNVYKKVPDARIIASQEPTIATSFSRGLPVQFVIQNLDFDKLHEVLPKFLEEAQNSPVFSNVDVDLKFNKPELNLTVDRLKATSMGVNEKDVTDALNNAFSGSRYGYFLRNNKQYYVIGQIDREDRNQPTDISKLYVRNINGDMVQLDNLIKMDENSTPPTLYHYNRYKSATISANPAKGKTLGEGIEEMQRIANKLLDSSFNTALSGPSRDFAESSSNISFALILALLLIYLILAAQFESFRDPLIIMLTVPMAIAGAMLSLWVCGQTLNIFSEIGMILLIGIVTKNGILIVEFANQKRKAGMTKKIAAFEAAVARLRPILMTSLATIFGALPIAFALGAGAQSRMPLGTVVVGGLMLSLILTLFVIPVMYILMSGKKVAHQEVISE; encoded by the coding sequence ATGATGCTTTCTGACCTCGCGCTTAAGCGCCCGATTGGCTCTATCGTAATGAGCCTGATCATTATATTGCTCGGGATAGTGGGATACAACTTTCTGGGTGTACGCCAATATCCCAATATCGACCCGCCCATTATTACCGTACAGACCTCCTACACCGGGGCCAATGCTGAAATCATCGAGTCCCAAATCACCGAACCGATTGAGAAGGCTATTAACGGGATCGAAGGGGTAAAATCTGTAACCTCATCGTCCTCAGTAGGAAGCAGTACCATCACTGTGGAATTTGACCTCGGTGCGGACCTGGAAAAGGCAGCCAATGACGTTCGTGATAAAACCTCCCAGGCCATGCGAAACCTGCCGGTTGACATCGATGCACCTCCGGTAGTAACCAAGGCTGATGCCAACAGCGACCCGATCATTATGCTCGTCGCTCAAAGCAGCACTATGAATGCGGTACAACTGAGCGAATATGCGGAAAATATCTTGCAGGAAAGATTCCAAACCATTCCCGGGATTAGCTCCGTAAACATTTACGGACAACAGCGTCCGGCCATGCGTCTGTGGCTTAATCCCGGTAAACTCGCTGCATATAACCTGATTGCCGGCGACGTAAAAACGGCATTGCAGAAAGAAAATGTAGAATCGCCAGGAGGGAAAATCAGGGGAAATACAACTGAACTCACAGTCAAAACCAAAGGCAGACTTACCAGCGAAGACGACTTCAACAATCTGATTATCAAACAGACAAACAATCAGGTTATACGTTTAAGGGATGTCGGCGAAGCGATACTCGGGCCACAGGATGAGGAGTCCGGAGCAACCATTAATGGAAAAACAGGCGTGGTATTGGCTATTCTTCCTCTTCCGGGAGCCAATGCAATCCAAATTGCAGATGAGTTTTATAAACGTCTGGACCAAATCAATCACAATCTACCCAAAGGGGTAAGTTTGTATATCGGCCGTGACAAGACGAAGTTTATCCGCCAATCGGTAGACGATGTGGTCGAGACTTTGCTTATTGCGATTTCTCTGGTGGTTATCATTATCTTCCTCTTTTTCCGCAACTGGGTAATTGCGCTACGCCCCCTGATTGACATTCCTGTCTCACTGATCGGGACTTTCTTCATCATGTATATCTTCGGATTTTCCATCAATGTACTGACTCTACTCGGGATTGTCCTCGCGACCGGCCTGGTGGTGGATGACGGTATAGTAGTGACCGAAAACATCTATAAACGCATTGAACGGGGGATGGACAAATGGAAGGCTGCATTCGAAGGAACCCGTGAGATTTTCTTTGCCGTAGTTTCCACCTCGCTAACACTGGCCATTGTATTTATACCGGTTATTTTCCTAGAGGGTTTTACCGGTCGTCTATTCCGGGAATTCGGGATCGTAGTGGCTTTTGCGGTGTTGATTTCCGCCTTTGTTTCGCTTACTCTCACACCTGTACTTAACGTGAAGCTGGGTGGTTCGGCATCACATCACAACCGTTTTTATCTTTCAACGGAAAAATATTTCGTTGCACTTGAGAATGGCTACCGCCGCAGGTTGAGCTATTTCATTTCCAACAAATGGATTTCCATTATAATATTACTGGTCTGTATCGCTCTGATTGTCATTTTTGCTAAAACATTAAAATCGGAACTGGCACCTCTCGAAGACCATAGCTTTATAAGGACCGCAATTACTTCTCCTGAAGGAACACAGTTTGATGCGAATAAATTCATTACGGATAGGGTTGCCCGCATGCTTCAGGATTCTGTTCCGGAAGCAAACTATGTACTTGCCCGTTACGGAACCGGATCCAGTGCAAACAGCAGCTTTATTTTGAATTTCCTATCTGACCCCAAAGAAAGAAAACGGTCGCAGCAGGAAATATTTGACAAGATTTCAAACGTTTACAAGAAAGTACCTGATGCACGTATCATAGCCAGCCAGGAACCTACCATTGCCACTTCATTTTCAAGAGGCCTTCCGGTGCAGTTTGTGATCCAGAATCTGGATTTTGACAAATTGCATGAAGTGTTGCCGAAGTTTCTGGAAGAGGCTCAAAACAGTCCGGTATTTAGCAATGTGGATGTTGATTTGAAATTCAACAAACCGGAATTGAACCTTACCGTTGACAGGCTCAAAGCCACCAGCATGGGAGTAAACGAAAAAGATGTCACCGATGCACTTAATAACGCTTTCAGTGGTAGCCGCTACGGCTATTTCCTGCGCAACAATAAACAGTATTATGTGATCGGCCAGATTGACCGCGAGGACCGCAACCAACCGACAGACATCTCTAAACTTTATGTTCGTAATATCAACGGTGATATGGTGCAACTGGATAATCTTATCAAGATGGATGAAAACAGTACCCCTCCTACTCTTTACCATTACAACCGCTACAAATCGGCGACCATATCGGCCAACCCGGCCAAAGGGAAGACGTTGGGTGAAGGTATCGAAGAGATGCAGCGCATTGCTAATAAGTTACTGGATAGCTCATTCAATACGGCATTAAGTGGACCGTCAAGAGACTTTGCCGAAAGTAGTTCGAATATTTCATTCGCTCTGATTCTGGCCTTGTTACTGATTTACCTCATTTTGGCGGCACAGTTTGAGAGTTTCCGCGATCCGCTTATCATCATGCTTACCGTGCCGATGGCGATTGCCGGTGCAATGCTTTCCCTCTGGGTGTGCGGACAAACTTTGAATATCTTCTCCGAAATCGGAATGATTCTGCTAATCGGTATCGTGACCAAAAACGGTATCCTGATTGTGGAGTTTGCCAACCAGAAACGCAAAGCAGGTATGACCAAAAAGATAGCCGCATTTGAAGCGGCTGTTGCCCGTCTTCGTCCTATCCTTATGACCTCACTGGCTACCATTTTCGGAGCATTGCCGATTGCCTTCGCACTGGGAGCCGGAGCTCAGAGCCGCATGCCTTTGGGAACAGTCGTCGTAGGCGGATTGATGCTGTCGTTAATCCTGACCCTGTTTGTCATTCCGGTGATGTATATTTTGATGTCAGGAAAAAAGGTGGCCCATCAGGAGGTTATTAGCGAATAA
- a CDS encoding TolC family protein, with protein sequence MSKSYNITPYSLFATPNWLRRSIDSSKGDFCSSRKYELSSENRRFDYGTISIFSTLFKSPLGDLGAVVKSLSNYFRGIYKPTKTFKYAFLLIILFINSTLSAQQLLTIDDAISRALKNNYNIQIARNNEEAGRINNTLGNAGMLPNVSLNGTGGIQFNDVNQKSATSGETHYPSLTAQSLSTNVELNWKLFDGGKMFVTHKKLNEIEAMGKIRFQEQVQQTVYNIIAAYYDVVRQKQQLKAINEAINFNRERVKIAQTAFTSGASAKTDLLQAKIDLNVYTENAVNQQIVIDATKRTLKVLLGENAEIAYEVEENIPQNYQPERDKLAQRIFEINPSVLGNQKQIEISRLALKENKSAVLPQFNLRTGYYFSLTDNSAGSILKNRTFGPQIGGTLSVPLFTGGENKRKINQAKLDIESAKYTLEDSKRQVEADLLNALNEFDRQKELLQIEQENNLLTKENLDISLERLRLGQTTSLEVHQAQESYVQSSTRLTNFQYSLKIAEAKLKQLLAEL encoded by the coding sequence ATGAGCAAATCATATAATATTACACCCTATTCCCTGTTTGCTACCCCTAATTGGCTTCGCCGATCTATCGATTCCTCTAAAGGGGACTTTTGCAGCAGCAGAAAATATGAGTTAAGCAGCGAAAACAGGAGGTTTGATTACGGGACTATTTCTATTTTTAGCACTCTCTTTAAGTCCCCTTTAGGGGATTTAGGGGCGGTTGTTAAAAGCTTATCAAACTATTTCAGGGGAATTTATAAACCAACAAAAACATTTAAGTACGCGTTTCTTCTTATCATACTTTTCATAAACTCTACCCTCTCCGCCCAGCAACTCCTGACCATCGACGATGCCATCAGCCGGGCGTTGAAGAATAACTACAACATTCAGATTGCCCGCAACAACGAAGAGGCGGGTAGAATTAACAACACATTGGGCAACGCGGGTATGCTTCCTAATGTATCCCTCAACGGCACCGGCGGAATCCAGTTTAATGATGTGAACCAGAAGAGTGCCACTTCAGGTGAAACCCACTACCCGTCACTCACCGCCCAAAGCCTCTCCACCAATGTGGAGCTGAACTGGAAACTCTTTGACGGTGGCAAGATGTTTGTCACCCACAAGAAGCTCAACGAAATCGAAGCGATGGGTAAAATCCGCTTTCAGGAGCAAGTGCAGCAGACCGTTTACAATATCATTGCTGCCTATTACGACGTGGTGCGCCAAAAGCAACAGCTCAAGGCCATCAACGAGGCCATCAACTTCAACCGGGAGCGGGTGAAGATTGCACAAACGGCTTTCACCTCCGGCGCTTCAGCTAAGACCGATTTGCTTCAGGCAAAGATTGACCTGAATGTTTACACGGAAAATGCGGTGAACCAACAGATTGTCATTGACGCCACCAAACGGACCTTGAAAGTTTTATTGGGTGAGAATGCAGAAATCGCTTATGAGGTAGAGGAAAATATCCCGCAAAACTACCAGCCTGAACGGGATAAGCTGGCTCAACGGATTTTCGAAATCAACCCTTCCGTCCTGGGAAATCAGAAGCAGATTGAAATCTCCAGGCTGGCCCTGAAGGAAAACAAAAGCGCCGTGCTTCCACAGTTTAACCTGCGTACCGGCTATTACTTTTCCCTGACCGATAACTCAGCCGGAAGTATTCTGAAAAACCGCACCTTTGGTCCGCAAATCGGAGGTACGCTCTCTGTGCCCTTATTTACCGGAGGGGAGAACAAGCGTAAAATCAATCAGGCAAAACTGGATATCGAATCGGCTAAATACACGCTTGAAGATTCCAAAAGACAAGTCGAAGCCGATTTATTGAATGCGCTGAATGAGTTTGACCGGCAGAAAGAGTTGCTGCAAATCGAACAGGAAAATAACCTGCTGACCAAAGAGAATCTCGATATTAGTTTGGAACGCCTTCGTCTGGGACAAACCACCTCGCTCGAAGTACATCAGGCGCAGGAGAGTTACGTGCAATCGAGCACCCGCCTGACCAACTTCCAGTACAGCCTCAAAATCGCTGAAGCTAAGTTGAAACAGTTGCTGGCGGAGCTCTAG
- a CDS encoding DUF1848 domain-containing protein: MQHAKINITLPSGETVPAQAPLIISASRATDIPAFYADWLVKRLEQGYTAWRNPFNNKESYVSFTQSRLIVFWTKNPKPLIPLLDRIEAVIPNFYFQFTLNDYENDGLELNVPPLSERIDTFIQLSKRIGKEKVIWRFDPLILTDKIGVNELLRKVENVGNRIFPYTERLVFSFADIEIYRKVKSNLQRNQINYRDFDEPLMREFAQGLAQLNQKWNLQLFTCSEPIALESYGISHNSCIDPQLIARLFSHDRALMDFIGVAPTGNIFQQMNDNPATITIDFARLKDKGQRSSCGCILSKDIGAYDTCPHNCVYCYANSRFIKIPQNLL; the protein is encoded by the coding sequence ATGCAACACGCTAAGATTAACATAACTCTACCATCTGGCGAAACAGTCCCAGCTCAGGCTCCCTTGATTATTTCCGCCAGCCGGGCGACCGACATTCCGGCCTTTTACGCCGATTGGTTGGTGAAGCGTCTGGAGCAAGGATATACGGCGTGGCGCAATCCTTTCAACAACAAGGAAAGTTACGTCTCCTTTACCCAAAGCAGGCTGATTGTGTTCTGGACAAAGAATCCCAAACCGTTGATTCCGCTGCTTGATAGGATTGAAGCTGTTATCCCCAACTTCTATTTCCAGTTTACCCTGAATGATTACGAAAACGACGGACTGGAACTGAATGTACCGCCACTCTCTGAGAGGATAGATACCTTCATTCAGTTATCCAAACGAATCGGGAAAGAGAAGGTCATCTGGCGTTTTGACCCATTGATATTGACCGATAAGATTGGTGTGAATGAGTTGCTGCGGAAGGTAGAAAACGTCGGCAACCGCATTTTCCCTTATACAGAAAGGCTGGTCTTCAGCTTTGCCGACATTGAGATTTACAGAAAGGTAAAGTCTAATCTGCAACGAAATCAGATAAACTACCGCGATTTTGACGAACCGTTGATGCGGGAATTTGCACAGGGACTGGCACAACTCAATCAGAAGTGGAATCTCCAACTGTTCACTTGTTCCGAACCCATTGCTCTCGAATCGTACGGCATCAGCCACAACAGTTGTATAGACCCGCAACTGATTGCCCGCCTGTTCAGCCATGACCGGGCACTGATGGATTTTATCGGTGTTGCTCCAACCGGAAATATTTTCCAACAGATGAATGATAATCCGGCAACCATCACGATTGACTTTGCCCGGCTAAAGGATAAGGGTCAGCGTTCTTCCTGTGGATGCATTCTGAGCAAAGACATCGGGGCGTATGATACATGCCCGCACAATTGTGTGTATTGCTATGCGAACAGCAGGTTTATCAAAATCCCACAAAACCTATTGTAA
- a CDS encoding deoxyguanosinetriphosphate triphosphohydrolase, with amino-acid sequence MNWGNLLSSKRFGLEALSENKKHDRTEFQRDFDRLIFSAPFRRLQNKTQVFPLPGSVFVHNRLTHSLEVSSVGRSLGANVGKVLKDKYKDEEWRKMFYECGSIVAAACLAHDLGNPPFGHSGEKAIGTYFSEGNGRKFEDIVSDDEWQDFIHFEGNANSFRLLAHQFVGRRKGGFALTYATLASIIKYPYPSSLSGEKGKFGFFQSEKESFQSIAEQLGLLKREGQNLKYCRHPLVYLVEAADDICYQVMDIEDAHKLKILTTRETIDLLTGFFSGKRLDSIHKTMSMVDDVNEQVAYLRSCVIGLLVDECSRFFIEHEETILQGKLVGELIDNISDHSSKAYQDCSELAFARIYRSSDVLDIELAGYQIISTLLDKLLYAVFNPNEAYSKLFLNRVPMQYDMGAETAYGKIQAVLDYISGMTDVYALDLYRKINGMSLPVL; translated from the coding sequence ATGAACTGGGGGAATCTGCTTTCCTCCAAACGCTTTGGATTAGAAGCATTAAGCGAAAATAAAAAGCACGACCGCACCGAGTTTCAGCGAGATTTTGACCGCCTGATTTTCTCGGCGCCTTTCCGTCGTCTGCAAAATAAGACTCAGGTATTTCCCCTGCCGGGAAGCGTATTTGTTCACAACCGCCTTACCCATAGCCTGGAGGTTTCCAGTGTGGGGCGCTCTTTGGGCGCAAATGTCGGGAAGGTATTGAAGGATAAATACAAAGATGAGGAGTGGCGGAAGATGTTCTACGAATGTGGTTCCATCGTGGCCGCTGCCTGTCTGGCGCACGATCTGGGAAATCCGCCTTTCGGACATTCGGGCGAGAAAGCCATCGGCACTTACTTCTCAGAAGGCAACGGGCGTAAATTTGAAGATATTGTGAGTGATGACGAATGGCAGGATTTTATCCATTTCGAAGGGAATGCCAACTCTTTCAGGTTGTTGGCACACCAGTTTGTCGGCCGTCGCAAAGGGGGATTTGCATTGACCTACGCCACATTGGCTTCGATTATCAAATACCCGTACCCATCGTCGCTTTCCGGCGAAAAAGGTAAATTCGGATTTTTCCAAAGTGAAAAAGAGTCTTTTCAATCCATCGCCGAACAACTTGGGCTGTTGAAAAGAGAAGGCCAAAACCTGAAATATTGCCGTCACCCGCTGGTTTATCTGGTGGAGGCGGCTGATGATATCTGCTATCAGGTGATGGATATTGAAGATGCGCACAAGCTCAAAATCCTGACTACCCGCGAAACCATTGATCTGCTGACCGGATTCTTCTCCGGCAAACGCCTCGACAGCATTCACAAGACGATGAGTATGGTGGATGACGTTAACGAACAGGTGGCTTACCTGCGTTCCTGTGTGATTGGGCTGCTGGTGGACGAATGTTCCCGCTTCTTTATCGAGCACGAGGAGACGATTCTGCAGGGAAAGCTGGTCGGAGAATTGATTGACAACATATCGGACCATTCTTCCAAAGCCTATCAGGATTGCAGCGAACTGGCTTTTGCCCGTATCTACCGCTCTTCGGATGTGCTGGATATCGAGCTCGCCGGTTACCAGATTATTTCCACGTTGCTTGACAAACTGCTTTACGCCGTATTCAATCCCAACGAAGCTTACTCGAAACTCTTCCTGAATCGCGTGCCCATGCAGTACGATATGGGTGCCGAAACCGCTTATGGAAAAATTCAGGCTGTACTTGATTATATTTCCGGAATGACGGATGTGTATGCGCTTGACCTTTACCGGAAGATTAATGGTATGAGTCTGCCGGTGTTGTAA
- the dut gene encoding dUTP diphosphatase, whose amino-acid sequence MQVKIINKSKHELPEYATAHAAGMDLRANLDEPVSLKPLERKLIPTGLFIELPIGYEAQIRPRSGLALKKGITVLNSPGTIDADYRGEIGVILINLSQEEFIINDGERICQMVVAAHEQVEWMETELLQESARGEGGFGHTGRK is encoded by the coding sequence ATGCAAGTAAAAATCATCAATAAATCGAAACACGAACTCCCTGAATATGCAACCGCACATGCTGCCGGAATGGACTTGCGCGCCAATCTGGACGAACCGGTTTCACTGAAGCCTCTTGAACGTAAACTTATCCCTACCGGACTTTTCATTGAGTTGCCTATCGGCTATGAAGCACAGATTCGCCCACGCAGTGGTCTGGCATTGAAAAAAGGCATTACTGTCCTCAACTCTCCGGGCACGATTGACGCCGATTATCGCGGTGAAATCGGGGTTATCCTGATTAACCTTTCCCAGGAAGAGTTTATCATCAATGACGGGGAGCGCATCTGCCAGATGGTGGTGGCTGCTCACGAACAGGTAGAATGGATGGAAACCGAATTGCTGCAGGAGAGTGCCCGAGGCGAAGGTGGCTTTGGACATACCGGCAGAAAATAA